DNA from Sorangium aterium:
CTGACCACGAGGTGGGGCTTCACCCGCGGCAGCTGCGCGGCCGCGAGCGACGCGACCCCCTCGTCGAACCGCTTCACCTCCATGATGAAGTCGCGCGGCGTCGCGAGCGGTGGGAGCGACGCGGCCACCTTCTCCACGAGCCGGATCTTGAAGCGCTCCTTCATGAGCGCCCGGCGCAAGGTGCGCTGGTAGAGCGCGCGGCAGAAGCGGTAGGAGTGCTCGACCGCGAGCGGCTCGGGCGTGGTGGCGCAGATGCCGACGTCGGCGTGCAGGAAGAGGTCGAGCGTCGAGGAGCCGGTCGCCGCGCCGAGGCTGACGATCACGTAGTCGACGTCGAGCTCCTGGATCATCTTCATCCAGTAGGCGGCGCGGCTCGGCCGGTGCGGCGTGGCCGTCATCGGATCGTACGCGGTCGGGACGAGCCGGAGCCCGGGCACCGTGGTCGCGATCGGCTCGGCCTTGCCCTCCTCGATGTCCTCGCGCGTGACGAGCGGCGGCGCCTCGATCCCCAGCGCGGCGTGCAGCCCCGGGCTGTAGGCGTCGGTGTCGATGATGATCACGTCGCGCCCGAGCTGCGCGAAGTACACCCCCAGGTTGACCGCGAGCGTCGCCTTGCCCACGCCCCCGCGGCCGCCCCCCACGGCGATCACGCGCCGGGATCGCGAGCTGGAGAACGAGGTGATCTCGCCCGGCAGGGGGAGGTCGTCGTCCGCCGAGCCGGGCGGGAGGGTCGAATAGCGCGGCGGAGGGTAGGACTCACCGGAGCTGGACAAGGTTCCTCTTCGTGCGGCGCGCGGTGGTGCGCGGGCGGGATGGTGCGGCGGCGAGCGGATGCGAGCGGCTCGCGGCGCGTGTCCCTCCTAGCACGCGCCGCGCGCGGCCATCAGCGTCGCCGTCGCCGGGGCTCGGCGCCGTCGCCGGGGCCCCGCACCGTCGCGCGCGGTCCGCCCGCCCCGCCTGCCGCGGCTCCCGCCGCGCGAGCCGCCTCGACGCGCCCAGGCCGCTGGGCTAGGCGCTCTCCGTGGCCACCGTCCGACCTTTCCGCGCTTACCGACCCCCCCAGGCCCAGGCGGCTCGCGTCGCGAGCCCGCCGTACGACGTCATCTCGACCGCCGAGGCGCGCGTCCTCGCGGCGGGAGGCCTGCACAGCTTCCTCCGCGTCTCCCGCCCCGAGATCGACCTGCCCGAGGGGACGGACGAGCACGACGACGCCGTCTACGCCCGCGGCGCGCAGAACCTCGCCGATCTCATCGCGAGCGGCGACCTCGCGCAGGACCCGGAGCCGCACCTCTACCTCTACGCGCAGAGGATGGGTGATCACCGGCAGATCGGCGTCGTCGGCTGCGCCGCGGTCGCCGAGTACGAGCAGGACGTCATCAAGAAGCACGAGAAGACGCGCCCCGACAAGGAGGACGACCGCACCCGCCACATCGAGGAGCTCGGCGCCCACGACGAGCCGGTGTTCCTCACGTACCGCGCCGACGCGGGCATCGACCGCGCCGTCGCGGAGGCATTGCAGTCGCCGCCCATCTACGATTTCACGACCACGGACGGCGTCGAGCACAAGCTCTGGGTCCTCGGCCGCGCGGCGACCGCCGACATCGAGGAGCGCTTCCAGGCGATCCCAACGCTCTACGTCGCCGATGGCCACCACCGCAGCGCCGCGGCGGCGCGCGTCCACAGGAAGCTGCGGGGCGACGGCGGCGAGCACGACGTCTTCCTGGCCGTGGTCTTCCCGCACGACCAGATGAACATCATGCCGTACAACCGCGTCGTCCGGGACCTCGCCGGCCGCAGCGCGGAGGCGCTGCTCGCAGCCCTCGGCGAGCGGCTCGACATCGCGCCGGCGAGGGACGGCGCGGCCGCGACCCCTGCCGGCCCGCGGACGTTCGGGCTCTACCTCGGCGGTCGCTGGTACACCGCCAGGGTCCGCCCGGGGTCGTTCGACGCGAAGGACCCGGTGGCCTCGCTCGACTGCTCCATCTGCCAGGACCAGATCCTCGGCCCGATCTTCGGCGTCAGCGACCCCCGCCGCGACAAGCACGTCGATTTCGTCGGCGGCATCCGCGGCGTCGCCGAGCTCGAGCGACGCGTCGACTCGGGCGCGTTCACGATGGCGATCCACCTCTATCCGACGCAGATCGACGAGCTCTTCGCGGTGAGCGACGCAGGGCTGCTCATGCCGCCGAAGAGCACGTGGTTCGAGCCGAAGCTCCGCAGCGGGCTCTTCATTCATACGTTCTGACGAGCGCGCCGCGCCGGGGCTAGACTGCGCCCCATGGCGGACATCAAGCGTATATCCCCCCAGCAGGCCAAGAAGCTCATCGACGAGGAGGGGTATCTCTACCTCGACGTCCGGAGCGAGCCCGAATATGCGGCCGGGCACCCGAGCGGCGCGCACAACGTGCCGCTCATGCACGCCGGCGCCGGCGGCATGAAGCAGAACCCCGACTTCCTCGATGTGGTCCGCGCCCTCTATCCCAGGGACGCGAAGATCATCGTTGGCTGCAAGTCCGGACAGCGCTCGATGCGCGCGGCAGAGGCCATGGTGTCGGCAGGCTACACGGCCGTCATCGAGCAACGCGCCGGCTTCGATGGGCCGCGCGACGCGTTCGGCGCGATCACCGAGCCGGGGTGGGGGCCGGCCGGGCTGCCCGCCGAGACGACAACGCCCGGCGGCTCGTACGCCGAGCTCCGCAAGAGCGCTGGCAAGTAATACGTCCGGCGCGCACGGCCCGCGCCGCGGCGCCGAGCGCGCCGTCGCAGCGCCGAGCGCGTTGCCGGAGGCCGCTCGCTCCGCTAGGAATCCGCGTGCTCCACGGTGCGCGCGTCGCAGTGGTCATCCCCGCGCGGGACGAAGCGCGATGGATCTCCGAGGCGGCGGGGTCGGTCCCCGCCTTTGTCGACCACGTGATCGTCGTGGACGATGCCAGTCGAGATGGCACGGCCGAGATGGCCCGCGCGGTCGGGGACGAGCGCCTCGAGGTGCTCGTCCACCCGGAGTGCCGCGGCGTCGGCGCGGCGATCGTCGCTGGCTACCGGCGCGCTCGCGCCCTCGGCGCCTCGGCCGTCGCGGTCATGGCCGGCGACGGGCAGATGGATCCGCGCGATCTCCCGCGCGTCGTCGCCCCGATCGCCTCGGGCGAAGCCGATTACGTGAAGGGCGATCGGCTGCGCCACCCCGACGTGTGGCGCGTCATGCCTCTCCAGCGGCTCGCCGCGACGGCGGCGCTCGCCGCGCTCACCCGCCGTGCTGCGCGGCTCGACGCCCTCTCCGACAGCCAGTGCGGGTACACCGCCATCTCGGCGCGCGCGATCGACGCGCTCGACCTCGACGGCCTCTGGCCCCGCTACGGGTATCCGAACGACCTGCTCGCCGCCCTCGCGGCTCGCCGGCTCCGCGTCCGCGAGGTCAGCGTGCGTCCCGTCTACCGCGGCGAGGCGAGCGGCCTGCGCGCGCGCCACGTGTTTACCATTCTTTTCCTGATCGCCAGGAACGCCATAGGGCAGTCCCTGAGCTGATCAGGAAAACCGCAGAGCGCCCGGGCGCGGACGGAACGTGTGAGTTGGAGTCGATCGAATCGACACGTGCCACTGCGTAAAACGGTCGACAACTCGCTCATTGGTTTTCATAGCAAAGCTGCCTGGCGACCTGACTCATCGACTTGGCGCGGAGGGGGCCCGAGAGGCGCGAACCCCGCAGCCATGCTTCAACAAGGGGGGTGACGGACGTGGCCATCAGCCGAGCCGCCTGGGCTAGAATCTGGAATCCGGGGAGGTCGCGGACTCCGTCGTTCACGCCTCGGGTCGTGGCCTATGCGTTCGGCATCGAGCTGCCGTACAGCCTGCTTGTCCCGGTCGCTCACCTGCGCCTCCTCGGCGTCGTGGACTCGGCGGTCCAGGCGCGGTTGCTCGGGCTCATCGGGTTCATGTACCTCGTCAAGACGGGGGGCCTGATTGCGCTGCTCGTCCACATGCTGCGCCCGATCGAGCGGCTGCGGCAGTACGCCGTGGTCCATCGCCTCCAGAGCGGCGCGGGCCTCGAGGACTCGAGCAGCGGCGGCGCGGCGCCCCCGGAGGAGGTCGTCCTCGCCGCGGCGAGCGCCGCCTACGACACCCCGCTCGCGTTCGCGACGGTCTGGGCCGTGTCGTGGGGGCTCCTGTACCTGCCGGTCACCGTGGCGCTCTACTTCATCGCGCCGGACCAGAGCCCGCTCGGCGTCCAGCGCGGCGTCGCGCTGGCCCTGTTCGCGCTGGCGCTGTTCGCGGCCGCGCTGCCGCTCGCCTACAGCATCCTCGGCCGCCTGCTCGCCCCCGCCGCCGGCGTGATCTCGCTCATCGCGCGCGAGCGCGGCCTCTCCATGCCCGGCAAGGGATACTCGCTCGCCGTCCGCCTCGTGATCCTCGGCGCCTGCCTCGCCATCGCGCCGACGAGCTGGATGGCGGCGATGGTGCTCGGCGAGACGGCGGGGCCGGCCAAGCCCGGCCTGAAGCTCACGCTGGCGATCTTCTCGATGGTCGCGGTCACCTGGGCGCCCGTCTGCGCGGGCTTCCTCGCCGGCGCCCTCGCGGGCCCGCTCCAGCAGGTCGCCGCGGTCATCCAGAAGATCGTCCAGCGCGGCGAGGTCGACCGGCTGGAGCGGATCCCGGTCTATTTCAATGACGAGATCGGCGCGCTGGCGGGTGGCGTCAACGCGATGGTCGATCGCCTGGAGGCGTCGTCCCGGCGCACGCGGAGCTACCTGGCGGAGCGCGAGCGCCTGCTGCAGGACGCGGCGCAGCGCGCGGCGCAGCTCGGGGCCGTGCTGGACAACCTCGTCGAGGGGGTGTTCGCGTGCGACCGCCAGGGCCGGCTGACGATGATCAACGCCTCGGGGCTCAGGCTGCTCGGCCTCTCGGGCCGCTCGGAGCAGGCCGGCAGGATGGTCGAGGAGGTGATGGACCTCGGCCGGGTGCGCCACAGCGACGGTCGCGCCTTCACGCGCGAGGAGCTGCCCATGGTGCGGGCGCTCGCCGGCGAGACCATCGTGCAGGAAGAGCAGGTGCTCGCGGACGGCCGCGCGGGCCGCGACGTCTTCCTGCGGACCAGCGCGGCGCCGATCCGCAGCGAGGGCGGGGCGGTCCTCGGCGCGGTCGCGGTCGCCCGCGACGTGACGGAGCTCATGGAGCTCGATCTCGTCAAAGATCAGTTCATCCGGGTCGGCGCGCACGAGCTCAAGACGCCGG
Protein-coding regions in this window:
- a CDS encoding glycosyltransferase family 2 protein is translated as MLHGARVAVVIPARDEARWISEAAGSVPAFVDHVIVVDDASRDGTAEMARAVGDERLEVLVHPECRGVGAAIVAGYRRARALGASAVAVMAGDGQMDPRDLPRVVAPIASGEADYVKGDRLRHPDVWRVMPLQRLAATAALAALTRRAARLDALSDSQCGYTAISARAIDALDLDGLWPRYGYPNDLLAALAARRLRVREVSVRPVYRGEASGLRARHVFTILFLIARNAIGQSLS
- a CDS encoding DUF1015 domain-containing protein, which codes for MATVRPFRAYRPPQAQAARVASPPYDVISTAEARVLAAGGLHSFLRVSRPEIDLPEGTDEHDDAVYARGAQNLADLIASGDLAQDPEPHLYLYAQRMGDHRQIGVVGCAAVAEYEQDVIKKHEKTRPDKEDDRTRHIEELGAHDEPVFLTYRADAGIDRAVAEALQSPPIYDFTTTDGVEHKLWVLGRAATADIEERFQAIPTLYVADGHHRSAAAARVHRKLRGDGGEHDVFLAVVFPHDQMNIMPYNRVVRDLAGRSAEALLAALGERLDIAPARDGAAATPAGPRTFGLYLGGRWYTARVRPGSFDAKDPVASLDCSICQDQILGPIFGVSDPRRDKHVDFVGGIRGVAELERRVDSGAFTMAIHLYPTQIDELFAVSDAGLLMPPKSTWFEPKLRSGLFIHTF
- a CDS encoding rhodanese-like domain-containing protein; the encoded protein is MADIKRISPQQAKKLIDEEGYLYLDVRSEPEYAAGHPSGAHNVPLMHAGAGGMKQNPDFLDVVRALYPRDAKIIVGCKSGQRSMRAAEAMVSAGYTAVIEQRAGFDGPRDAFGAITEPGWGPAGLPAETTTPGGSYAELRKSAGK
- a CDS encoding HAMP domain-containing sensor histidine kinase, which produces MAISRAAWARIWNPGRSRTPSFTPRVVAYAFGIELPYSLLVPVAHLRLLGVVDSAVQARLLGLIGFMYLVKTGGLIALLVHMLRPIERLRQYAVVHRLQSGAGLEDSSSGGAAPPEEVVLAAASAAYDTPLAFATVWAVSWGLLYLPVTVALYFIAPDQSPLGVQRGVALALFALALFAAALPLAYSILGRLLAPAAGVISLIARERGLSMPGKGYSLAVRLVILGACLAIAPTSWMAAMVLGETAGPAKPGLKLTLAIFSMVAVTWAPVCAGFLAGALAGPLQQVAAVIQKIVQRGEVDRLERIPVYFNDEIGALAGGVNAMVDRLEASSRRTRSYLAERERLLQDAAQRAAQLGAVLDNLVEGVFACDRQGRLTMINASGLRLLGLSGRSEQAGRMVEEVMDLGRVRHSDGRAFTREELPMVRALAGETIVQEEQVLADGRAGRDVFLRTSAAPIRSEGGAVLGAVAVARDVTELMELDLVKDQFIRVGAHELKTPVAIMKGYALALLRNTNDLPAPRRKMLEAIDRGADRINRIVDDLLAISQVTLDVLQVSEEDVDLKELVQETVDRVAKSASRHRVRMSLDAERPPVVRADPERLRQVLASLLDNAVKYSPDGGDVDVRVAVAERAAASSPPSSCDAALFSQRHGAAPRYEAVVSVRDRGVGIPAHKQERIFERFFRAHTDTRHDYGGMGIGLFLAKDMITRHGGRIWFESEEDSGSTFYFTLPLSSEAPAADRR